From Salvia splendens isolate huo1 chromosome 3, SspV2, whole genome shotgun sequence, a single genomic window includes:
- the LOC121796582 gene encoding uncharacterized protein LOC121796582, with protein MAATLSSFRLPTVATAAIPHPPKPDPSRRSNNWWAPILGWSAEPDYITNQNSDPAAESRRISADKSLFRGCFTEQKAKELRKKTIETTTFHDIMYHSAIASRLASDLSGRAEDR; from the coding sequence ATGGCCGCTACATTGTCCTCCTTCCGCCTCCCCACTGTCGCCACCGCCGCCATCCCCCACCCACCGAAGCCCGATCCGAGCCGCAGATCCAACAATTGGTGGGCGCCCATCCTCGGTTGGTCCGCCGAGCCCGACTACATTACCAACCAAAACTCCGATCCCGCTGCCGAATCGAGGCGGATCTCGGCCGACAAGAGCCTCTTCCGCGGCTGCTTCACGGAGCAGAAGGCGAAGGAGCTGCGGAAGAAGACGATCGAGACGACGACGTTCCACGACATTATGTACCATTCCGCGATCGCCTCCCGCCTCGCCTCCGATCTGTCCGGCCGCGCCGAGGATCGTTGA